ggcataaagtaaaagtgttggttagggttagggctagggttgggggtggttagggttagggattagggttagggttagggtttgtgtGAATGATCCAAACAGGGTTAggtttagtgttagggttagggttagggttaggattagagttagggttaggattagggttagggttggggttgggattggggatggggttagtgttagggttaggtttaggattagggttagggttaggcataaagaaaaatagttggttagggttagggctagggttgggggtggttagggttagggttagggctaggggttagggttaggttttgtgtgaatgctccaaacagggttaggtttagggttagggttagggttagggttggggttggagttggggttagggttggggtttgggtttggggttaggattagggttaggtttaggattagggttagggttttggttagggttaggggttaggggttagggttaggggttagggttaaggttagggttaggaataggtttggggttagggttagggttggggttggggttacggttaagattagggctagggttagggttggggttggggttagggttaagattagggctagggttagggttggggttggggttagggttagggttaagattagggctagggttagggttggggttggtgttcgggttaggtttagggttaggattaaggttagggttagagttagggttagggtaagggttagagggttagggttagggttagggttggggttggggttagggttagggttaggattagggttaggattaggattaaggttagggttaggcataaagaaaaagagttggttagggttagggttagggttggggttggggttaggttagggttaggatttgggttagggttagggttggggttggggttaggttagggttagggttaaggttaggattagggctatggttggggttggggttcgggttaagtttaggattagggttaggattaggattagggttagggttaggcataaagaaaaagagttggttagggttagggctaggtttgggggtggggttagggttaggggttagggttagggttggggttaagtttaggattagggttaggtttataattagggttagggttaggcataaagaaaaagagttggttaggattagggctagggttggggttggggttggggttggggttaggattagggttaggggttaggcataaagaaaaagagttggttagggttaggattagggttggggttggggttagggttggggttaggtttaggattagggttagagttagggttagggttagggttagggttggggttcgggttggggttaggattagggttaggattaggattagggttagggttaggcataaagaaaaaaagttggttagggttaggatttgggttggggttgggattagggttggggttggggttgggattaggattaggattagggttagagttagagttagagttagggttagggttgaggttagggttaggattagggttagggttaggattaggattagggttagggttaggcataaagaaaaagagttggttagggctagggttgggggtggggttagggttagggttggggttggggttagggttagggttggggttggggttaggatttgggttaggtttaagattaaggttagggttaggcataaagtaaaagtgttggttagggttagggctagggttgggggtggttagggttaggggttagggttagggtttgtgtGAATGATCCAaacagggttaggtttagagttagggttagggttagggttggggttggggttaggattaggtttagggttaggggttagggttaggagtagggttagggttaggattagggttagggttagggttaggcataaagaaaagagttggttagggttaggattagggttagggttgggattagggttagggttggggttaggattagggttagagttagggttggggttggggttagggttagcattagggttaggattaggattagggttagggttaggcataaagaaaaagagttagggttagggttagggttagggttagggctagggttgggggtggggttagggttagggttaggggttagggttagggttaggattagggttaggagtagggttagggttagggttagggttagggttaggcataaagaaaaagagttggttagggttaggattagggttaggattagggttggggttagggttagggttggggattagggttaggattagggttagagttagggttggggttggggttagggttaggattaggattagggttagggttaggcataaagaaaaagagttagggttagggttagggctagggttgggggtggggttagggttagggttaggggttagggttagggttaggattagggttagggttggggttagggttgggattggggttagtgttagggttaggattagggttagggttaggcataaagaaagagttggttagggttagggctagggttgggggtggttagagttagggttagggttagggttaggttttgtgtgaatgctccaaacagggttaggtttagggttagggttagggttggggttggggttaggattagggttggggtttggggttaggattagggttaggtttaggattagggttaggggtagggctaGGGGTAGGGTtttggttaggggttagggttaggtttagggttagggttaaggttagggttaggattaggtttggggttagggttatggttggggttggggttagggttaagattagggctagggttagggttggggttggagttagggttaagattagggctagggttagggttggggttggggttagggttaagattagggctagggttagggttggggttggtgttcgggttcgggttaggtttagggttaagattaaggttagggttagagttagggtaagggttagagggttagggttagggttagggttggggttggggttggggttagggttaggattaggattaaggttagggttaggcataaagaaaaagttagttagggttagggttagggttggggttagggttaggattagggctagggttaggggtggagttatggttagggttaggattagggttagggttagggttcgggttggggttagggttaggattagggttaggtttaggattagggttagggttttggttagggttaggggttaggggttaggggtaaggttagggttaggattaggtttggggttagggttagggttggggttggggttagggttaagattagggctagggttagggttggggttggggttagggttaagattagggctagggttagggttggggttggggttagggttagggttaagattagggctagggttaggattagggttagggttaggcataaagaaaaagagttggttagggctagggttgggggtggggttagggttagggttggggttggggttagggttagggttagggttggggttggggttaggatttgggttaggtttaagattaaggttagggttaggcataaagtaaaagtgttggttagggttagggctagggttgggggtggttagggttaggggttagggttagggttagggtttgtgtGAATGATCCAaacagggttaggtttagagttagggttagggttagggttagggttggggttggggttaggattaggtttagggttaggggttagggttagggttagagttagggttaggattaggtttggggttagggttagggttggggttgaggttagggttaagattagggctagggttagggttagggttggggttggggttgggattagggttaaggttagggttagggtaagggtaagggttagggttagggttggggttggggttggggttggggttagggttaggattaggattaaggttagggttaggcataaagaaaaagagttggttagggttagggttagggttggggttagggttaggattagggctagggttgggggtggagttagggttagggttaaggttaaaaaaaaatttttggttagggttagggttgggggtggggttagggttagggttggggttaggattagggttagggttagggttggggttggggttggggtcggggttggggtcggggttagggttaagcataGTGAaacgagttggttagggttagggctagggttgggggtggggttagggttagggttagggttagaattagggttagggttggggttggggttggggttgggattagggttagggttaggattagggctagggttagggttggggttgggattaggattagggttagggttaggcataaagggttagggttagggttagggttagggttagggttggggtggggttagggttaggattagggttagggttagggttagggttagggttagtgttagggttagggtttttgtGACTGCTCcaaacagggttagggttaggattagggttagggttagggttggggttagggtttgtgtgaatgctccaaacattcactcacatgcttttctacaccaaaatgcatctatttatttttCTTCTCACTATTATTCTATTTCTcaagattttggcgcgctctaccttccacatttttcacccgattcaaaccgttccaacttcaaattgttcagcctattcgggaatcgcgggctttcccttgtcaaatttaaaaaattcccaaatttcccagaattccaggtcttCCGGgacaattttccccattcaaaatgaattgtccatttttcaaacttccaccatttccacatttttcaacctattcaaaccattccagctttaacacattctggaaattcaaactataattttttcaagttcaaaacaattccaggattttccagaattcctgcttttccaaagtcctatttccacccttttttctggcgactactccttccacaattttcaacgcatttccaccgtcaaaacattcctcttaatcaggacacaaaACAAAGTtaatttttgaactggaaaatttcccggttttcccgaaattccgtaatatcatttctcaattcaacatgttactacttcaacatttctccaccgatataacattttttagcaccaaccttttcaactcattccgaacattcaagtcttctaaaattttccccaaaattctcaaatttccatgaaattcccattgaaatgaatgggacatatttctaagttccacaattctcacatttttcattggattcaaaccgttccaactccaaaatattcagcctgttcaaaattgtgtgctctccttcaacaattaaaaaaataaataaaaatacccggatttccaagaattcccagttttcagggactttTCCcctccattcaaaattaattgtccattatATAAACTTCCACAAtccgcacatttttcaacctattcaaaccattccacattcaacacattctggaaattcaaactatcatttttccaagttaaaatttttttccaggattttccagaatcccTGCTTTTcctaagccctatttccacccttttttctggcgactacttctcccacatttttcaacgcacttcaaccgttccaccgtcaaaacattcctcttaatcaggacacaaaACAAAGTtaatttttgaactggaaaatttcccggttttcccgaaattccgtaatatcatttctcaattcaacatgttactacttcaacatttctccaccgatatcattttttttagcaccaaccttttcaactcattcCGAACATTTAGGTCTTTtaaaattttccccaaaattctcaaatttccatgaaattcccattgaaatgaatgggacatatatctaagttccacaattcccacatttttcattggattcaaaccgttccaactccaaaatattcagcctgttcaaaattgcgcgctctctttcaacaattaaaaaaaacaaaaacccggatttccaagaatttcccGTTTTCAGGGACTTTTtccccccattcaaaatgaattgtccatttaataaacttccacaattcgcacatttttcaacctattcaaaccattccacctttaacatattctggaaattcaaactataattttttcaagttcaaaacaatttcaggattttccagaattcctgcttttccaaagtcctatttccacccttttttctggcgactacttctcccacaattttcaacgcatttcaaccgttccaccgtcaaaacattcctcttaatcaggacacaaaACAAAGTtaatttttgaactggaaaatttcccggttttcccgaaattccgtaatatcttttctcaattcaacatgttactacttcaacatttctccaccgatatacatttttttagccccaaccttttcaactcattcCGAACATTtaggtcttttaacattttccccaaaattctcaaatttccatgaaattcccatagaaatcaatgggacatatttctaagttccacaattctcacatcTTTCAttggattcaaaccgttccaactccaaaatattcagcctgttcaaaattgtgtgctctccttcaacaattaaaaacaaattcccagatttccaagaattcccagttttcaaggACGCGTtccccccattcaaaatgaattgtccacttTATAAACTTCcgcaattcgcacatttttcaacctattcaaaccattccaccttcaacacattccactcgtcCAACCGACACTTTCCcaggttccaaaccaaattcagtttttcttgaaaaTTCCAACTCTTCGACAtcaaaaccattccaacattcaaactattcttacattcatactacattctgtcagcatttcagttcaacttcagcatcggggcattcacacgcaattccttcaggaatgctCATCTAGTTGACGCATGTTATTTCAAAGCTTCtgggggccacataaaataatgtggcgggccagatccggcccccgggccttgagtttgacacctttgcTCTGGTGTCACCCGGACTATATTCCATAGAAATAAATCAATCCAAAATAATGTCACGTCACGTACATTTAATGTTTTTTCCGACAACTTGACCAGCTTTCGTTTCATAAAAGTGGACAATTCAACACTGTAAAAATATGCTTTTATGAATGCAAAATGTGCAACAAAAaactagaaaaataaataaacgcaAAACAAGAGGTTCCTTTTTTTAGGTAAACTTAATAAAACTGACCTGAAGACGTTATATGGAAATAATATGCTGGATGTCATACATTAATAAAGGGTCGTGATCAATAGTCTGACTCATCGGAACGTTCTCCTTGTTGCGTCCAGTGTTTCcccctcttcttctttttccttttcCTCTCCCCCTTCAGCATGGCGGCCAACAAGGTTATCACCACGGTGACGGTGATGATGAGCACGGTGACAGTCTCGGCCAGGCACAGCTCCGTGTCCACCTCCATCAGCCGGTAGTCGCGCAGCACCGCGGGCTGCCCGCACGTCAGGTTGTAATAGTCGTCCAGAAAGAGTCTCTGGATGCTCCGCAGCTTCCGGAACACCCTCTGCAGGTCGCAGTCACAGTTCCAAGGGTTCCCCTCCAGCAGAATGTGGGTGCTGTAAGTGTGGATGCTCAGGAAGGTCTTGAAGTAGAGGCTGCTCAGCCGGTTGCCGGCCAGGTTGAGGAGCGTCATGCTGGTGAGCGGCTTGAACACCCCCGCCCGTGTCTCGTTGATCCGGTTCCCGGCCAGGTTGAGGACCTCCAGCGAGCGCAACATGGAGAACATACCGCTGCTGAGCGTGCTCAGCCGGTTGTCTTGCAGGTGCAGCTGCCGCAGGCCGCTCATGGAGGCAAACGACCTCACCTGGATGGCGTGGATGCCGTTGCCGCTCAGGTTCAGCCTCTGCAGGCTGTCCAGGTGCGCGAAGCTGCTGCTGTCCAGGCTGCTCAGCGAGTTGTGGGCCAGCTGGAGCTCTCGCAGAAAGGCCAAGCCCGCGGAGAAACCCTCGCCCAGCGTGGCGATCCGGTTCCGGCTGAGGTCCAGCTTCTGCAGGAACTCCAGCAGCGAGAAGCCGCCGTCTCGCACCGCGCTGATGTTGTTGTTCTGCAACAGAAGGACACGCAGCTTGCGGTTCATGCCAAACGAGCGCTCCGGGATGACCGAGATGTGATTGTCGGACAGGTCGAGCAGCTCGGTGGTGGGTGGGACTCTGGCGGGAAGGTGGGTGAAGAAGGCCCGCGAGCAGATGGCGAACCTCAGATCTCCACGACACTTGCAGCCTAATTCACACCAGGCGCTGTGAGACCTGGAGGACGCCGCTGACGCCaacaggagcaggaacaggaactcCCTCATAGctactaaaaacagcagaaggAAACATTTGCAAACTTGCAGTAGATGAATGACAACCTGCAAGATGAGGTGAAAAGTTCCTGTGTATGATTTGTCTTACCAGCAGCTGCACGTCGGCTTCCCAGCGCCTGCAACGACCAGCGGACGGCAGGGGGGAAACATGACATGATGATGGAGGCGAGGGGGACCTAATGAGACGCCACAAAGAGGATGGAAACAAAACAGCAAGGGGAGGCGAGCTCATCAATTATTTACCGTGCGGCGGGAGGGCGGAGGGGAAAGTGAAGTGCAGCGGGGTTTAAGAGATTGAATTGGGCCACAGGACAGAATTAGAAGGTCTGGGCTTATTCAACTGATTGCAGGCAGCTCTTAatctctactatatatatatttccatccatccatccatcatcttccgcttatccgaggtcgggtcgcgggggcagcagcctaagcagagaagcccagactttcctctcccccgccacttcgtccagcccctcccgggggatcccgaggcgttgccaggccagccgggagacatagtcttcccaacgtgtccttggtcttccccgtggcctcctaccggtcggacgtgcccgaaacacctcccaagggaggcgttcgggtggcatcctgaccagatgcccgaactacctcatctggctcctctccatgtggaggagcagaggctttactttgagctccccccagatgacagagcttctcaccatatctctaagggagagccccgccacccggcggaggaaactcatttcggccgcttgtacccgtgatcttgtccttttggtcataacccaaagctcatgaccataggtgaggatgggaactgtggagaatgcatatatgtttaagagctTTTTCTCTGTTCATAGCCATGTTTGGCGtagctagtacttttcctttgtatattctaccagtttctctttgtcctCAGATGCCTGTTTAGTGGAATGTGAATACCTCCCCCACttgttccttatcagtgttgcgagggggatgggtgggggctttctttgtgtgcaaggagttggcttttccgtttgaatgtcaaatcaactagagtagccgatatgaatgtattgattaCACTGATCTcttgaaatttcagtaaaacttgataatattccaattctgttttGACGGTCCTTCtcactcagcatatatgtcatcgaaataaCTTggaattgaccagtaacttagattccctgggaggaagagctggtcgacgcaacagaacgtagatcgaccggtaaattgagaactttgccttccggctcagctccttcttcacccgatacggcgtccgcattactgaagacgccacaccaatccgcctgtcgatctcacgatccactcttccctcactcgtgaacaagactccgaggtacttgaactcctccatttggggcaagatctcatTAGACTCGTATGTCTCTACTACTTATTTGGAACAAGGCCAAatagttttataaatatctccgccacacTTCCATGGTTTGAATGAAAGTTTGAGACTTGGAGATTCCATATACACAAATTCAGGTGCCCACAGGTAAGAAAAGTAGATTTTGCACAATACCACCCTTTTAACTAGACACATTTTGCAGTTGCATAAATTGTGTTAGTTCCTCTCAGCTTACTTCTCTGCTTCAGCATTgccattttgtgtgtttttattggTGAACCTTATGCTGATGACAGGTATGGTTCGTATTTCTTCCACATGGTGAGATACACGTCGACATCTACAGCCAGGGCCGCTTCTCCCTATCACGCAGATCACATGTTGTGGATCGAGGGGGCCCCATTTTGTGTATAGAAACCCATGAAAATGTCAATTACAGAGTGCTTAATATGACATTGTTAGAATaaatatgtgtaagttatcacacaactcttatgcttaaaggccgttgctatagttattatcaattgtgctgaagttgtgcttttctatctgtgcaaagagaCAACTGGCAATCCAAGATTgtgagtcgtctcgtatcag
The DNA window shown above is from Nerophis lumbriciformis linkage group LG38, RoL_Nlum_v2.1, whole genome shotgun sequence and carries:
- the LOC133578044 gene encoding uncharacterized protein, with protein sequence MSCFPPAVRWSLQALGSRRAAAVAMREFLFLLLLASAASSRSHSAWCELGCKCRGDLRFAICSRAFFTHLPARVPPTTELLDLSDNHISVIPERSFGMNRKLRVLLLQNNNISAVRDGGFSLLEFLQKLDLSRNRIATLGEGFSAGLAFLRELQLAHNSLSSLDSSSFAHLDSLQRLNLSGNGIHAIQVRSFASMSGLRQLHLQDNRLSTLSSGMFSMLRSLEVLNLAGNRINETRAGVFKPLTSMTLLNLAGNRLSSLYFKTFLSIHTYSTHILLEGNPWNCDCDLQRVFRKLRSIQRLFLDDYYNLTCGQPAVLRDYRLMEVDTELCLAETVTVLIITVTVVITLLAAMLKGERKRKKKKRGKHWTQQGERSDESDY